The nucleotide window CGGAGCACGCACAGTGCACAAAACGAGATTCAGCAACGGAAAAGCCTCCGGAACAACACGAACAACGAACGACAGCTATAGGCACGTTAAATACACACTTTTTAAAAAGTTCGTTTGCTTGTCTTTAGTCGGTCAGTCACGCATGCAGTTATAAGTTGGTTCGTTCTCTACAAGTATTTTCCattaactttctttcttccttttgtttgttttttctttctcgatTTAATGTGATACATTATTTCTAATAATATCAATTAAttaatgtcggtgtgtgtgtgtgtgtgtgtgtgtgtgtgtgtgtgtgtgtgtgtgtgtgtgtgtgtgtgtgtgtgtgtagagtggagagagagagagagagagagagagagagagagagagagagtgtgtgtgtgtgtgtgtgtgtgtgtgtgtgtgcaagcacatcATCACTGAGGTTATTTGTAATCTGAAATATTATTTGTTCTTTTCGACTGACCATGTTCGAATAATTTTGGGGAGGAAAAATCAAACTTGAGTGGAACAGAAAATAAATTGCATTATAGCTGTACTGAGGCCTACGTGCTTGATACTTTTAAAATTGTTAATCGTTTGTGAGCTTcagtgaacatatatatatatatatatatatatatattaataattttttttcccaaaaaatgtATTTCTCGATATGTGCTGAGgcctacaaaaaaagaaaagaaaaaaatgggtggcgctctcagtgtagcgacgcgctcttcctggggagagcagcccgaatttcacacagagaaatctgttgtgacaaaaactgaaagagaaatgcggtacaatacaatacaatacaatattgtggAACTGCTATAAATCAAATCGTCGAAAACTGAAGATCCATAATTATTAAAGAAATGGGAAAGTCATGCAGATAAAGATTATAACTATTTATAGAGACCGACAAAGAATACGTACACGTGtgaataggggaaaaaaaaaatcccaagcaCCTGTGGTTTCATTCTGCTGACGCCACCACAGAACTCTTTTCATGTGGAGTTTGAAAGACTTGCCAGCTGACCCAGCCTACGATGGCGACCATTGGAGTTCGCCTGATCGGGCACACAACAAACTTTGTCAGCACGCGTTCGCTTCACTCGAGACATTAATCGTGGCGCTCACATGGCGAAGTATTGATGAAACTGGCCGACTTGTGTCCCAGAACACGATACTAGCCTGTGTTGAGAAGTTTCCAAGACTTTGACAAGTGCGACCCTCTCAAGCTCGGAGTCTCCATTTTGAGGAGTGTGTCGCGGTGTCACTGCTTTGTGTGCTTGTCGACCAGTCGCGTCGGCATCAGCAGCTCAAGTTTATGGTAGGATGAGACCATTTTTTTCTGAAGACGTAGGTGGTTAGTGTTCGTGTACATGCACTAACCGGGATATTTTGCGTTCTGGACCAAAGCGGTCGCGCGCGACAaggacacccccacccacccacctgtttcCGGCAAACTTTGAGGAAGGGCCGAGTGTGATTGAGCAGACGACACAACCGAAGTGACAGTGTTCTGGCGTCATCAGTGAGTGGCCAAGCCTGTGCAGCGTTTAccacgaggacacacacacacatgtgttgcTGATGACCACACTTCCTTCCAGTtggatttaaaaaatatatatattaaagttcCTGTTCCTTTCTTGTGAAAATAACAGCCTTACTGAGATCACAACACAAAGAGTATATGCGTCAGTTGATGTGCCGGATAGTTAGGTAATGAAGAGTTAAATCCACTGATGTACTCTTTGAGGATGAAATAACTGAACCCAAAAGGAAGGAAGTGGTTCATGGCTGGTTTCAGCACTGATTCAGGACATATTTGTAGAATTAGAAAGTGGTACAGTGTTTCAGCTTCAAGCTCAGTCTAGATCTTTGGAGGGTGTTTTAGAAAAGTGGTACAGTTGATCATTTCACCTATTTCTTTCTGAAACAGCAACTTTATTCACAATGAAGGAGTACAAAGTGGTGGTACTTGGGAGCGGTGGTGTGGGCAAAAGTGCCCTGACAGTCAAGTTTGTCTCTGGCAACTTCATGGAGAAATATGACCCCACCATTGAAGATTTCTATCGGAAAGAGATCGAGGTGGACAGTGCCCCCTCTGTGCTGGAGATCCTGGACACGGCCGGCACCGAGCAGTTTGCGTCCATGCGAGACCTGTACATAAAAAATGGGCAAGGTTTTGTCATAGTGTTCAGCATCACCACGCTGCAGACATTCCAAGACATCAAGACGATGCGCGAGCAGATTCAGCGAGTGAAGGGACAGGACCGGATTCCCATGATCCTGGTGGGCAACAAGGCAGACCTTGAACACCAGCGAGAAGTGCCAGTGTCGGAAGGGGCTTCGTTAGCCCAGCACTGGGGGTGCCCCTACTTGGAAACCTCTGCCAAAAGCACGCAGAATGTGAACGAACTGTTTATTGAAATTGTTCGAGAGATGAACAGCTCTCCTGTGAAGGAAGTGAAAGGCTGCTGTAGTATTCTCTGAAGTTTGCCTTTGTTATTATGGTGAGtattttttgctgtgttgttttgggggtacTGTGAAGAAGATGAACGACTGAATTTGCATTGTGATTTGTATGAATTGTGAGTAAAATCTGgcatcacagcacacacaggcACTCTTCATGATCATGCACAGCGACACACACGCTGAATGATTTCTCTCTAGATTTCTCTGCCATTACTGGGTCCATAGACATTTATCAGGTTAATCAACAATGCATCTTTGATTACACATACTGTACTCAGTGCACTGTGAGCTACTGATGCGGACTCCAGCAGGGGACCTACATTTTTCTGTTGTTAAGTTTAACTTTTATAGAATATATTCAGGTATAAGTTGTACCATACCGTGTCAATGATAATGAGTTTAGATCAAGTATTTTTCGGTGTTTTTTAAATACCAAGTTGGTAATTTTTGGAACTGTTTTATTTTGAGTGTTCTGTTGTGAGTGTTGACTTTCAGTTTGTCATCAGACTGGGTTGTACAACTTTGTAGGATAGTCACTGTACTAGTGGTGTgggactatcagaacagcagatgaaacAATCGTTGtcacaactatctgggctagaatttgagtcCCACTGTCATTGTGGTAGAGTTCTAAACCATAAATCATACatccctcactttgctgttggctgaaCTGTAGGCTTATGAATGGTTTACAAGTCTCTGATATAAACTGAACTGCCTGCCCTTATTCTTTGGTTAATTTGGCAGTTTTTGACATTGTTCTTTCTGTAGACAggcgagaaaaaagaaaaaagaaaaaaaaagaacttaagGAGGTTAAGTTGTTTGCTGCATTCTTGATAATTTCTTAGTAATTAATcgagtaataaaataaaataaaatgtgtgcACTGAAATACGCTGGCAGTGACACATATTTACGCATACTTGTTATTTACAGTAAACAGTTCGTATTGATTAGTCTTTCCATTGAAGCCTTTCCCT belongs to Babylonia areolata isolate BAREFJ2019XMU chromosome 13, ASM4173473v1, whole genome shotgun sequence and includes:
- the LOC143288974 gene encoding ras-related protein Rap-2c-like yields the protein MKEYKVVVLGSGGVGKSALTVKFVSGNFMEKYDPTIEDFYRKEIEVDSAPSVLEILDTAGTEQFASMRDLYIKNGQGFVIVFSITTLQTFQDIKTMREQIQRVKGQDRIPMILVGNKADLEHQREVPVSEGASLAQHWGCPYLETSAKSTQNVNELFIEIVREMNSSPVKEVKGCCSIL